A single window of Candidatus Binataceae bacterium DNA harbors:
- a CDS encoding DUF177 domain-containing protein — protein sequence MKLRLEDITAEAKELTFVEPEMEVNRILAQGPVREYHVNAPIGVTVSYYRAGTDLFFAGSLKAQTVATCARCAEDFKASNERAFRLVMAPKSIGMDGDPGLRADDLEFSLYDGVEIDLGPLVREQLLLALPTRPLCQDGCRGLCPHCGINLNRGECQCRSAQPDPRFAVLRSLKIGRN from the coding sequence GTGAAACTTCGCCTGGAAGACATAACCGCCGAGGCGAAGGAGTTAACCTTCGTCGAGCCGGAAATGGAAGTTAATCGAATTCTCGCGCAGGGACCGGTCCGCGAGTATCACGTCAATGCCCCTATCGGGGTGACGGTCTCCTACTACCGCGCCGGTACCGACTTGTTCTTTGCCGGCTCGCTGAAAGCTCAAACCGTCGCAACCTGCGCTCGCTGCGCCGAGGACTTCAAGGCGTCCAACGAGCGCGCGTTTCGGCTGGTAATGGCACCCAAGTCGATCGGCATGGACGGCGATCCGGGCCTGCGCGCTGACGATTTGGAATTCTCGCTTTACGACGGCGTTGAGATCGATCTTGGTCCTCTGGTACGCGAACAACTCCTACTCGCGCTGCCGACGCGCCCGCTGTGCCAGGATGGCTGCCGTGGCCTTTGTCCGCACTGTGGAATTAATCTCAACCGGGGAGAGTGCCAGTGCCGCAGCGCCCAACCCGATCCCCGCTTTGCTGTGTTGCGTTCGCTCAAGATCGGTCGCAACTGA
- the rpmF gene encoding 50S ribosomal protein L32, whose product MQAPKRRTSHSKKNKRRAHDALRPVNPGACSNCGEPVMPHRVCRHCGSYRGRELAPVEE is encoded by the coding sequence ATGCAAGCACCGAAACGCCGTACCTCTCACTCCAAGAAAAACAAGCGCCGCGCACACGATGCCCTGCGACCGGTAAACCCCGGCGCCTGCTCGAACTGCGGTGAACCGGTAATGCCCCATCGGGTGTGTCGTCATTGCGGCTCCTATCGCGGGCGGGAACTCGCGCCGGTCGAGGAATAG
- the plsX gene encoding phosphate acyltransferase PlsX has protein sequence MRVALDAMGGDLAPKAVVEGGVLAARDFGIEVILVGDREIVARELAEHNVEGLKIHIEHAPEVVLMDDSPLESIINKPQSSLHAGFDLIKNQGAEAFVSAGNSGAMMAAAMVILGNLGPIDRPAIASPVPTAQGYALLIDAGANTEVKPINLVQFAVMGSVYWRRVRNVSRPRVGILSNGEESSKGTELTRAAAATLSQMGSYVNYIGYVEGRDINRGKVDVIVTDGFTGNVALKTMEGFAAFMLGNLRELFGGSWPGRLAYFMVRKRMGAMRERLDPHETGGAPLLGVNGVAIIAHGSSNGRAIRNAVRAAADEALVNHVNVEIVEILNRSQPAAAAKPAGKGFRALFSRMRERLHRHPRESEALRVPEPSVETNASNHAGAPAEPAWGADPTPPLPIPGKTAVDGETAPNGTRPQDADTHPAEGESKPVKNEPS, from the coding sequence GTGAGAGTCGCGCTTGACGCGATGGGGGGTGACCTCGCCCCAAAGGCTGTGGTGGAAGGCGGCGTTCTTGCCGCTCGCGATTTCGGGATCGAGGTCATCCTGGTCGGCGATCGTGAAATCGTCGCGCGGGAACTCGCGGAGCACAATGTCGAGGGACTCAAGATCCACATCGAGCATGCGCCCGAAGTTGTCCTGATGGACGATTCGCCGCTTGAATCGATCATCAACAAACCGCAATCTTCCCTGCACGCCGGATTCGACCTGATTAAAAACCAGGGTGCTGAGGCTTTCGTCAGCGCCGGCAACTCCGGCGCAATGATGGCGGCGGCGATGGTGATCTTGGGCAACCTCGGGCCTATCGACCGGCCGGCGATCGCGTCTCCGGTACCCACAGCGCAGGGCTACGCCCTGCTCATCGATGCGGGTGCCAACACCGAGGTCAAACCGATTAACCTCGTTCAGTTCGCCGTGATGGGCAGCGTTTATTGGCGACGCGTGCGTAACGTCTCGCGACCGCGGGTCGGAATTCTGTCTAATGGCGAGGAGTCCTCCAAGGGCACGGAGCTTACGCGCGCGGCCGCCGCGACGCTGAGCCAGATGGGCTCCTACGTCAATTACATCGGCTACGTCGAAGGCCGTGACATCAACCGCGGGAAGGTCGATGTGATCGTTACCGACGGTTTCACCGGGAACGTGGCGCTCAAGACCATGGAGGGGTTCGCCGCTTTCATGCTGGGCAACCTGCGCGAACTGTTCGGCGGCAGTTGGCCGGGACGACTCGCGTACTTCATGGTTCGCAAGCGCATGGGCGCCATGCGCGAGCGGCTCGACCCGCATGAGACCGGGGGCGCGCCATTGCTCGGGGTCAACGGTGTCGCGATCATCGCACACGGTTCGTCCAACGGACGCGCGATCCGCAATGCGGTTCGCGCCGCGGCTGACGAAGCCCTCGTCAATCACGTCAACGTCGAGATCGTCGAAATCCTCAATCGTTCACAACCCGCCGCGGCCGCCAAACCCGCGGGCAAAGGGTTTCGCGCTTTGTTCAGCCGCATGCGCGAACGGCTGCATCGTCACCCCCGGGAAAGCGAAGCTCTGAGGGTGCCCGAACCATCGGTCGAGACGAATGCCTCCAATCATGCGGGAGCGCCGGCCGAACCCGCTTGGGGGGCAGACCCCACGCCGCCGCTCCCGATCCCGGGGAAAACCGCCGTCGACGGCGAGACGGCGCCCAACGGAACCCGGCCCCAGGATGCAGATACGCATCCTGCCGAGGGCGAATCGAAACCCGTCAAAAATGAACCGTCCTGA